The genomic region TTTCTTGGGCTCATGAAGATTTCTTTTCTTGTAAATTTCAGAAGTGTTGAGGTTTAACAGTGATGTATAAAGCAGAGCATTTCTTGTCTACAGTATCCCCTCAACTGAAAGTTTTGTTTTaagattttaatttttctttttgtgCAGGAATCTCACTGCACTGACTCTAGTTACTTTTCTTCTTCACTCCCGTTATGACGGCACTCACTTTTGCTGGAGTATGCTTTCAAAGTCACCAGCTGCCCTTTGGTAATTCACCCAAGTCAATGGCAACCAGAGATTGACTCTTCAGCCATATGTGACATCACAGCCGAGCACGATCCTGCCCTTACCTGGTGGGCACTCTTTCCTGCAGGGATGACTTGCCAAAAAACAGGAACAGAAATGAACCCTGGCTTATTTTACCCTGCCTAACCAAATGTAGTACTGGGGCCATTTGTAATACCCTTTTAGTTCTCAATTGAGATTACCTGGCTCAGCACAGAGTGGAGAACGAACCCAGGACTTTCCTGGCATGCACGGCTCAGTATGACATTGGCTCAATTGGGGAAACTAGCTAAATACCAGCATGTTAAATTGATTCTTTATTAGAATCCCACTGCTGTATATGATATGGTGGTATAGCATGTTGAAACGCCATCACCTGTGCTACTGAGTAAAAGGGCATGTATTGTCCACAGTGGACTTCTCAGTCATGCTGTCTGCATATGCCAATCAGAGCATATGTGCATCCCCACATGAGAAAAGGAAAATCACTAAATGATGCACTTCCAAGTGGATGACTTCAGGGTGGCCCTGATAAAAACCTGGAAGTGATATGCTCGCCCTCTCTTTCAATTCGGATAGTGTTTGCGTGAAGCACTCAAGAGATAGAAGAGAAAATAAACTTTAGAAGGTCAATccttcaaaataaaatcaagctcCTTAAATTGAATGAACACTTCAGATTTGACAaaatgttttccccacttttttgTCAAATGAACTATTCCATTGGTGGAACTCTAAATTGTACAATAAATCTAACAGCTTTTTTCAACTTGGTGTCCTGGATGTTACCATTCACCTGGgtttctgaattttaaaaaatcatgtttTTAGTTAAGGGCTAACTGCTGGAAAGAGGGTAATAttttgtcctttccccctctttccATGTGACTCTTCTGCACTCTCAaacgggatcaagggatatggggatcaggtgggaaagtggagttgaggttgaagattagccacgatcttattgaatggtggagcaggctcgaggcgccatatggcctactcttgctcctgtttcttatgtgtcCCTTTAAGGGCTCCACTTATATAATAAGCAAAACTATGGTCCAATCAAACTAAAGGCATTTAAATGAAGCAACACAGTCTCAGCAAAATCAAAGGGAAGCTTAACAACTAAATCATAACATAATTCCCAGACATtcctgcggtgcccaccagtcGGGGAAGGAAGGAATCTCTGGGCCTATTTTGGTGGACTACTGGGTTGCTCCAGGGTCACCAAACAAGAAGTGCCCCTTTTAGGGCACCGATAATATAAGAAACACATGGTCCAGCCAAACTAAAAGAAGCACAACATAAACAAAAAAAGTCCCAAGAAAAGCAAAGTGAACCTTCCCAACTAAATCATAATGTTATCCTTATCTGTAAGGCACTCTCATAACCTGCAGTGAAGGAGGAAGGAATCTCTGGGGACAAGTGAAACCAtttccaacatttaataattaggCATGCGAGCTTTTACTTTCCTAACGTCGTGTTCGGTAACATTTTTTGTTGTAACTCTCAGAACTCGCCACAAATTGCAAACTCCACGACGGTGCAGCAGTGAGTGTAAACATTTCCTAAATAACAACTCGGTGACTGGATGAGTCTCCAGCAATGTCGCATCGGCTTTTCACATCGCCCCACCGTCCTCCGGACTCAGAGACCGCAACCTgccctggggtgggggtgaggctgGCCCACCCCCCCGGTATATGGGCTGAGACAGGCTCCAGtgcatggggggcggggggggggggaggaatctcATTTAATGTCTCCGGACAGATGCACGACCCAAATATCACTGGATATCGGGGGCGCATCTCTGGTGAAGATTACCGCCCCCGAAATCCGTGTTATACATCCGGAGACACAGGGAGACGGTGCACAGCAaaacctccccacccccgcccctctTCATATTTCAATAAAACATTAGATAAATTACTCACAAAGGCAAAATGTGGATCAATTATATAATCGTTGCGATACGGTGGATCTGCAGAAATGCCGGCGGCTTCGGCCGGAGGGCGGGACCGCGATCCGCTCAAGTTTCCCCGCAGTCCCGTGTACATCGAAATccaggcctggggggggggggcggggatccCAGAAATACCTCCCTCAGACCCGGGGGTCCCAGAAACACCTCCCTCAGACCCGGGGGTCCCAGAAACACCTCCCTCAGACCCGGGGATCACAGAAACACCTCCCTCAGACCCGGGGATCCCAGAAACACCTCCCTCAGACCCGGGGATCCCAGAAACACCTCCCTCAGACCCGGGGGTCCCAGAAACACCTCCCTCAGACCCGGGGGTCCCAGAAACACCTCCCTCAGACCCGGGGGTCCCAGAAATACCTCCCTCAGACCCGGGGATCACAGAAATACCTCCCTCAGACCCGGGGATCACAGAAATACCTCCCTCAGACCCGGGGATCACAGAAATACCTCCCTCAGACCCGGGGATCACAGAAACACCTCCCTCAGACCCGGGGATCCCAGAAACACCTTCCTCAGACCCGGGGATCCCAGAAACACCTCCCTCAGACCCGGGGATCCCAGAAACACCTCCCTCAGACCCGGGGATCACAGAAACACCTCCCTCAGACCCGGGGATCACAGAAACACCTCCCTCAGACCCGGGGATCACAGAAAGACCTCCCTCAGACCCGGGGATCACAGAAATACCTCCCTCAGACCCGGGGGTCCCAGAAATACCTCCCTCAGACCCGGGGGTCCCAGAAACACCTCCCTCAGACCCGGGGGTCCCAGAAACACCTCCCTCAGACCCGGGGGTCCCAGAAACACCTCCCTCAGACCCGGGGGTCCCAGAAACACCTCCCTCAGACCCGGGGGTCCCAGAAACACCTCCCTCAGACCCGGGGGTCCCAGAAATACCTCCCTCAGACCCGGGGGTCCCAGAAATACCTCCCTCAGACCCGGGGGATCCCAGAAATACCTCCCTCAGACCCGGGGATCACAGAAATACCTCCCTCAGATGCGGGGATCACAGAAATACCTCCCTCAGATGCGGGGATCACAGAAATACCTCCCTCAGAAGCGGGGATCACAGAAATACCTCCCTCAGACCCGGGGATCACAGAAATACCTCCCTCAGACCCGGGGGTCCCAGAAACACCTCCCTCAGACCCGGGGATCACAGAAACACCTCCCTCAGACCCGGGGATCACAGAAACACCTCCCTCAGACCCGGGGATCCCAGAAATACCTCCCTCAGACCCGGGGATCCCAGAAATACCTCCCTCAGACCCGGGGATCACAGAAACACCTCCCTCAGACCCGGGGATCACAGAAACACCTCCCTCAGACCCGGGACCACAGAAACACCTCCCTCAGACCCGGGGATCACAGAAATACCTCCCTCAGAACCGGGGATCCCAGAAATACCTCCCTCAGACCCAGGGATCACAGAAACACCTCCCTCAGACCCGGGGATCACAGAAATACCTCCctcagaaccagggatcacagaaaTACCTCCCTCAGACCCGGGGATCCCAGAAATACCTCCCTCAGAACCGGGGATCCCAGAAATACCTCCCTCAGAACCGGGGATCCCAGAAATACCTCCCTCAGAACCGGGGATCCCAGAAACACCTCCCTCAGAACCGGGGATCACAGAAACACCTCCCTCAGACCCGGGGATCACAGAAATACCTCCCTCAGAACCGGGGATCACAGAAATACCTCCCTCAGACCCGGGGATCACAGAAACACCTCCCTCAGACCCGGGGATCACAGAAACACCTCCCTCAGACCCGGGGATCACAGAAATACCTCCCTCAGACCCGGGGATCACAGAAATACCTCCCTCAGACCCGGGGATCACAGAAATACCTCCCTCAGACCCGGGGATCACAGAAACACCTCCCTCAGACCCGGGGGTCACAGAAATACCTCCCTCAGACCCGGGGGTCACAGAAACACCTCCCTCAGACCCGGGGGTCACAGAAATACCTCCCTCAGACCCGGGGAGACCAGAAACACCTCCCTCAGACCCGGGGATCACAGAAACACCTCCCTCAGACCCGGGGATCACAGAAACACCTCCCTCAGACCAGGGGAGACCAGAAACAACTCCCTCAGACCCGGGGATCCCAGAAACACCTCCCTCAGACCCGGGGATCACAGAAACACCTCCCTCAGACCCGGGGGTCCCAGAAACACCTCCCTCAGACCCGGGGGTCCCAGAAACACCTCCCTCAGACCCGGGGATCACAGAAACACCTCCCTCAGACCCGGGGATCACAGAAACACCTCCCTCAGACCCGGGGATCACAGAAATACCTCCCTCAGAACCGGGGATCACAGAAATACCTCCCTCAGACCCGGGGATCACAGAAACACCTCCCTCAGACCCGGGGATCACAGAAACACCTCCCTCAGACCCGGGGATCACAGAAATACCTCCCTCAGACCCGGGGATCACAGAAATACCTCCCTCAGACCTGGGGATCACAGAAATACCTCCCTCAGACCCGGGGATCACAGAAACACCTCCCTCAGACCCGGGGGTCACAGAAACACCTCCCTCAGACCCGGGGGTCACAGAAACACCTCCCTCAGACCCGGGGGTCACAGAAATACCTCCCTCAGACCCGGGGAGACCAGAAACACCTCCCTCAGACCCGGGGATCACAGAAACACCTCCCTCAGACCCGGGGATCACAGAAACACCTCCCTCAGACCTGGGGAGACCAGAAACAACTCCCTCAGACCCGGGGATCCCAGAAACACCTCCCTCAGACCCGGGGATCACAGAAACACCTCCCTCAGACCCGGGGGTCCCAGAAACACCTCCCTCAGACCCGGGGGTCCCAGAAACACCTCCCTCAGACCCGGGGATCACAGAAACACCTCCCTCAGACCCGGGGATCACAGAAACACCTCCCTCAGACCCGGGGGTCACAGAAACACCTCCCTCAGACCCGGGGGTCACAGAAATACCTCCCTCAGACCCGGGGAGACCAGAAACACCTCCCTCAGACCCGGGGATCACAGAAACACCTCCCTCAGACCCGGGGATCACAGAAACACCTCCCTCAGACCCGGGGGTCCCAGAAACACCTCCCTCAGACCCGGGGGTCCCAGAAACACCTCCCTCAGACCCGGGGATCACAGAAACACCTCCCTCAGACCCGGGGGTCACAGAAACACCTCCCTCAGACCCGGGGGTCACAGAAATACCTCCCTCAGACCCGGGGAGACCAGAAACACCTCCCTCAGACCCGGGGGTCACAGAAATACCTCCCTCAGACCCGGGGAGACCAGAAACACCTCCCTCAGACCCGGGGATCACAGAAACACCTCCCTCAGACCCGGGGATCACAGAAACACCTCCCTCAGACCCGGGGAGACCAGAAACACCTCCCTCAGACCCGGGGAGACCAGAAACACCTCCCTCAGACCCGGGGGTCACAGAAACACCTCCCTCAGACCCGGGGATCACAGAAACACCTCCCTCAGACCCGGGGAGACCAGAAACACCTCCCTCAGACCCGGGGGTCACAGAAATACCTCCCTCAGACCCGGGGAGACCAGAAACACCTCCCTCAGACCCGGGGGTCCCAGAAACACCTCCCTCAGACCCGGGGATCACAGAAATACCTCCCTCAGACCCGGGGAGACCAGAAACACCTCCCTCAGACCCGGGGGTCCCAGAAACACCTCCCTCAGACCCGGGGAGGGAGGAAGCTGCCGCTCCCGTTCTCACCAACGCTTTCACGGGGCATGGACTGACGGTCAAACGGGAGGGAGTTGAAGCGAGCGGTCACTCACCACGGGGAAGGGTCTCCGCTAAATCCAGTCATCCCGAGCAGCCCAGTTGTGTCGGGAGCAGATGAAggattttccctccctcactgcggCTGCTGCCGGCTCGGTCCCTCTCCAACAACCATCAaatggtttattatttttttctgtGGTTTTATATATAATTTAAATTTTCTATTGATCCTTATGGCtcttttgggaaaaaaaaagaaacaatccccccccccccgccccaggccGGCTGTTATTGCGAGCAATGAGAATCCGCTGATGGAGCCAACACGCTGTGGTTTGAGCTCTCTGCCCCGCCTCCTGCTCCCGCATCCTTCCCCTTCACGGTCACTCCTCGCTGAGACGGCGGGGCCGTGGACACAACGACATGCACGAGTTTCCCCATCCCCTGCCTTTTCTCTCcaagtccccgggagtgtggtaGGAGAGCCCACCCTGTTCAGCCTCTCGCCCGATCCGCTTGGCCCAACCCCTCCTCTCCACAGCCCCAATTCTGCATTTCACTCCCAGCCCAGGTGCGGGGCCAGATCGGGGAGGGATTGATCCAAGTGGGCTTCCTCTGTGTCATTTACACAGGGGccgcccccacacacaccacaccacccacccacccgcgTCTCTGCCGGATTGGGCTCCCGACTATCGCAGCAGCCTGGGTCCGGGGATCCTCTTAGGTGAATAAATGGGAGGATCGTGTCAGCATTTTTCATCCTGATGTGTGCGTTCATGCATCAGTGTTCACACCAGGCCAGAAAGGAAACTTCCACGGGTGGAaatgcactgggggggggggccttcCCTTAAAAATCATTAATAATGTGTGGAGATTTATAATGagatcctgctcctgccttgttTCTAGAAAAGACTTTTTCAAGTATCATCAatcatatggggggggggggggggtggtgggttggAGATAACACAACGGTTTAATGCAAGATGAAGATGATAGGGGCCAGTGCTCACTGGCCCGGTCTGTGTGTTGGAAGGATTGGCAGCAGCTCAATGGGTTGGGGAACGATCAGTTCTCACGCACAATGCTTTCTTGTGAAATGGCGATCAGTTTTTATTATCAAGTAAAATGTTCAATTGCAAATGAAATGTAGGACCAAGAAAAAATACAATAGCCTGTTTTAGTAAAAGGCCAAACATTTTTACAGACACTTAATAATATTACCTTGCTTCTTTATGAGAAGTTTACAATACAGTTCTAAAAGGAAGATGCAAGTAAAGCACACAATACGTGAGCATCCGACAAACTTACCCTGGCGAGTAGATTGTTTCCGCCACTGCTAAATTCCCAAATTCTGGGGTAACTGGGAGAAGACGCCAAATGAAAGTCAGATACCTTACCACatggaaggagagaaaattggagaatGCCACCAAGCCCTACAGTCAATATATGTTTACAAGATAATCTGTGAAATAATTATGGGTACTGAAGCCTCGTTCTAACTCACTGCCGAGACAGATAAATTACTGGGTATGCAAGACATGTCTATATGAataaatatatattataaacttGGAACTGGTACAATACTTTATCATGactgaatgaaagaaagacttgcatttataggcgTCAGCTTGGCCTACTTCACAGCTCTTCATCCACTGGATCAGAAGGTATGGGCTTCAAGCCATCTcaccttcagtgcagtgctgaaggaaTGGTGCATTTGCGGGAGTGCTAACCTTCAGATGGGATACTAAACTGAGGCCCTAAACATGAAAGACACCATGACAGTATTTGAAGAGAAGcaaggaattctcctggtgtcttgcccaacatttctcccttattcatctcattgctataaatgggacattgctgtgtgccaATTTACTGCTGCATTTACCTATATAACACAGTGAGTGCACTCAAAAAAATAATCACGTAGCAAGATCTCATGGCAATGacacaaatgaccagttaatgctttggtggtattggttgagggtatCTTCGCTTGGACACTGGAAGAATTGTACTGTTAGATCATTTACATGCACCAGAACCTTAACACCTTCTGTCAGTACTACGTGAAGTATCAGTCTAAATTATGTAC from Heptranchias perlo isolate sHepPer1 chromosome 7, sHepPer1.hap1, whole genome shotgun sequence harbors:
- the LOC137324011 gene encoding collagen alpha-5(IV) chain-like: MPAASAGGRDRDPLKFPRSPVYIEIQAWGGGAGIPEIPPSDPGVPETPPSDPGVPETPPSDPGITETPPSDPGIPETPPSDPGIPETPPSDPGVPETPPSDPGVPETPPSDPGVPEIPPSDPGITEIPPSDPGITEIPPSDPGITEIPPSDPGITETPPSDPGIPETPSSDPGIPETPPSDPGIPETPPSDPGITETPPSDPGITETPPSDPGITERPPSDPGITEIPPSDPGVPEIPPSDPGVPETPPSDPGVPETPPSDPGVPETPPSDPGVPETPPSDPGVPETPPSDPGVPEIPPSDPGVPEIPPSDPGDPRNTSLRPGDHRNTSLRCGDHRNTSLRCGDHRNTSLRSGDHRNTSLRPGDHRNTSLRPGGPRNTSLRPGDHRNTSLRPGDHRNTSLRPGDPRNTSLRPGDPRNTSLRPGDHRNTSLRPGDHRNTSLRPGTTETPPSDPGITEIPPSEPGIPEIPPSDPGITETPPSDPGITEIPPSEPGITEIPPSDPGIPEIPPSEPGIPEIPPSEPGIPEIPPSEPGIPETPPSEPGITETPPSDPGITEIPPSEPGITEIPPSDPGITETPPSDPGITETPPSDPGITEIPPSDPGITEIPPSDPGITEIPPSDPGITETPPSDPGVTEIPPSDPGVTETPPSDPGVTEIPPSDPGRPETPPSDPGITETPPSDPGITETPPSDQGRPETTPSDPGIPETPPSDPGITETPPSDPGVPETPPSDPGVPETPPSDPGITETPPSDPGITETPPSDPGITEIPPSEPGITEIPPSDPGITETPPSDPGITETPPSDPGITEIPPSDPGITEIPPSDLGITEIPPSDPGITETPPSDPGVTETPPSDPGVTETPPSDPGVTEIPPSDPGRPETPPSDPGITETPPSDPGITETPPSDLGRPETTPSDPGIPETPPSDPGITETPPSDPGVPETPPSDPGVPETPPSDPGITETPPSDPGITETPPSDPGVTETPPSDPGVTEIPPSDPGRPETPPSDPGITETPPSDPGITETPPSDPGVPETPPSDPGVPETPPSDPGITETPPSDPGVTETPPSDPGVTEIPPSDPGRPETPPSDPGVTEIPPSDPGRPETPPSDPGITETPPSDPGITETPPSDPGRPETPPSDPGRPETPPSDPGVTETPPSDPGITETPPSDPGRPETPPSDPGVTEIPPSDPGRPETPPSDPGVPETPPSDPGITEIPPSDPGRPETPPSDPGVPETPPSDPGREEAAAPVLTNAFTGHGLTVKREGVEASGHSPRGRVSAKSSHPEQPSCVGSR